A region of the Dehalococcoidales bacterium genome:
ACTAGACTATTCCCCAGCGTGCTAAAATTATAGCGGCTGGAATGTGATAAGTCAAAAATGAACAATCTGGGCTATTTAGGTTATCTTGGATTCCTGGGTCTGCTCGGTGTGAAATTTCGTAACCCGAAGCTCTACCTCTTCTACGGGTTTTATGCTTTCTACATTTTCTTTTTTCTCTAGGTAAAGAAACATGCCGAACGGAACCGGTGAGAGCCTGGTCAACGAGAATTAGTTTGACATAATGATAGTTCATCTTTATGCCGAGTAAACGAACCGGCGCAGAAAGGGGAGGGGTATTTTGGCTGACCCAACCACTCTGGAGAAAACCCTGGGCATTTCCTTTAATAACGCTCAGCTCCTTGAGCAGGCACTGGTTCATAGCTCATTTGTCAATGAAAACCCCGCACGGGCACCAAAATCTAACGAGAGACCGGAATTTCTCGGCGATGCCGTCCTGGGGCTGATAATCGCCGAGAAGCTGTACCGGAGCGTCCCTGACGCCAGCGAAGGTGAATTGACCGACCTTCGCGCCGCACTGGTTAGAGGAGATACCCTGGCGCGGGTAGCCAGGGCCATCGGGATCGGAGCCCACCTCCAACTGGGCAGGGGAGAAGAAGCAAACGGGGGAAGAGACAAAACAACCAACCTCGCCGGAGCACTGGAAGCAATAATAGCGGCTGTCTTCCTTGACCAGGGTTTCGCCGCCGCCCGAGAATGCACTCTTAGATTGTTTCAAACAGAGCTGCATAGAGTGATCAACCAGGGCATTGAAATCAACTATAAGTCACGACTCCAGAAATTCATCCAGGAGAGAGGAGGCGAGACGCCTGTCTACTATGTCACCAGGACAGAGGGGCCAGCCCACAACCATAGCTTCACCGTCGAGGTACGAAGCGGCAACACCATCCTGAGCAACGGCACCGGCAAAAGCAAGAAGCTGGCCGAAACCGAGGCAGCCCGTTACGCGCTTGACAAACTGCTCGGCCAACCGCCGCCACAATCCACTTAGTCCGGGCAAACTCCAGACACTTTACACAATGGCCCCCCTTTGCTAAACTTCAATGCAAGGAGCATATC
Encoded here:
- the rnc gene encoding ribonuclease III; the encoded protein is MADPTTLEKTLGISFNNAQLLEQALVHSSFVNENPARAPKSNERPEFLGDAVLGLIIAEKLYRSVPDASEGELTDLRAALVRGDTLARVARAIGIGAHLQLGRGEEANGGRDKTTNLAGALEAIIAAVFLDQGFAAARECTLRLFQTELHRVINQGIEINYKSRLQKFIQERGGETPVYYVTRTEGPAHNHSFTVEVRSGNTILSNGTGKSKKLAETEAARYALDKLLGQPPPQST